In Mycobacterium stomatepiae, the following are encoded in one genomic region:
- the acsA gene encoding acetate--CoA ligase: MTADVIPKTPRDRLVEPNIKDYETARAEFRWSGFPALCEGMGPDRCNIAYAAVGRHAAGPVSRRTALRFITDKDRNGAIATRDLSYAELGRLVRRFSGVLRALGIDKGDRVFTIMGRIPELYITMLGALRNGSIVSPLFSAFGPEPIITRVNIGQADMLVTTKSIYRRKIAKIRDRLPSVRHILVVDDDGSGELVPGTLNFWQWMDAADENTPVEPTTAEDPALLHFTSGTTGTPKGAIHVHGAVAMHYITGLYALDLHPDDIYWCTADPGWVTGTSYGIISPLLHGVTSIVDEADFDAQRWYGILQDQGVSVWYTAPTAIRMLIKAGPELPAQYDFSRLRFIASVGEPLNPEAVWWGKRVLGLPIHDNWWQTETGGIMIANTPAFDIKPGSMSRPLPGVDAFIVRHNDNGTTEVIDEPGVEGELALRPGWPSMFRGYLNAEERYRNAFADGLYLSGDLAKKDADGYFWFIGRKDDVIKSAGHLIGPFEVESALTDHPAVAEAAVIGIPDPTVGEMVKAFVTLKNGVVADEDLRLELLGHARKRLGATVAPKEIEFVESLPHTSSGKIMRRLLKARELGLPEGDTSTIEQHAVHHAEGVPS; this comes from the coding sequence ATGACAGCGGATGTCATCCCCAAAACGCCGCGCGACCGACTCGTCGAGCCGAACATCAAGGACTATGAGACGGCACGTGCGGAATTCCGCTGGTCCGGATTTCCCGCCCTGTGCGAAGGGATGGGGCCGGACAGATGCAACATCGCTTATGCCGCGGTCGGCCGACATGCGGCGGGCCCCGTCTCCCGGCGCACAGCATTGCGGTTCATCACCGACAAGGACAGGAACGGCGCGATCGCTACACGGGATCTCAGTTACGCCGAACTCGGCCGGTTGGTCAGGCGATTCTCCGGTGTGTTGCGGGCGCTCGGTATCGACAAGGGCGATCGGGTGTTTACCATCATGGGCCGGATCCCGGAGCTTTACATCACGATGCTCGGGGCTCTGCGCAACGGCAGCATCGTGTCGCCATTGTTTTCGGCGTTCGGCCCGGAGCCGATCATCACCCGAGTCAACATCGGCCAGGCCGATATGTTGGTGACCACAAAATCGATCTACCGGCGCAAGATTGCGAAGATCCGCGATCGCCTCCCCTCGGTTCGACACATCCTCGTCGTCGACGACGACGGATCGGGCGAACTGGTCCCCGGAACACTCAACTTCTGGCAATGGATGGACGCCGCCGACGAGAACACACCGGTCGAGCCCACCACGGCAGAAGATCCGGCGCTACTCCACTTCACCAGCGGTACCACCGGTACGCCCAAAGGCGCCATCCACGTACATGGCGCCGTGGCGATGCATTACATCACCGGCTTGTATGCACTCGATCTGCATCCCGACGACATCTATTGGTGCACTGCCGATCCCGGGTGGGTCACCGGGACGTCCTACGGCATCATCAGTCCGCTGTTGCATGGTGTCACCTCCATCGTCGACGAGGCGGATTTCGACGCCCAGCGATGGTATGGAATTCTGCAGGATCAGGGTGTCTCGGTGTGGTACACCGCACCAACGGCCATACGGATGTTGATCAAAGCAGGGCCGGAACTTCCGGCACAATACGACTTTTCGCGGCTACGCTTCATCGCCAGCGTCGGCGAGCCGCTCAACCCGGAAGCGGTCTGGTGGGGAAAGCGGGTGCTGGGCTTACCGATTCACGACAATTGGTGGCAGACCGAGACTGGCGGCATCATGATCGCCAACACCCCCGCGTTCGACATCAAACCCGGCTCAATGAGTCGTCCCCTGCCAGGGGTGGACGCGTTCATCGTGCGCCACAACGACAATGGCACCACTGAAGTGATCGACGAACCCGGCGTCGAAGGCGAGCTCGCGCTCAGGCCGGGCTGGCCGTCGATGTTCCGCGGTTATCTCAACGCCGAGGAGCGATACCGAAACGCCTTCGCGGACGGGCTGTACCTGAGCGGCGATCTCGCGAAAAAGGATGCCGACGGCTACTTCTGGTTCATCGGGCGCAAGGACGACGTGATCAAGTCCGCGGGACATCTGATCGGTCCGTTCGAAGTCGAAAGCGCGCTGACCGATCACCCGGCGGTCGCCGAGGCGGCCGTCATCGGCATACCCGATCCGACGGTGGGCGAGATGGTCAAGGCCTTTGTCACGCTGAAAAATGGTGTCGTTGCCGACGAGGACCTGCGACTGGAACTGCTGGGCCATGCACGCAAACGGCTCGGGGCGACGGTGGCCCCCAAGGAGATCGAATTCGTCGAATCGTTGCCACACACCAGCAGCGGCAAGATCATGCGGCGCCTGCTCAAGGCCCGCGAACTCGGCTTGCCCGAAGGGGACACCTCCACCATCGAGCAGCACGCCGTTCACCACGCCGAAGGGGTGCCGTCATGA
- a CDS encoding Acg family FMN-binding oxidoreductase has translation MTETMADTKVVTAAVELACHAPSLHNTQPWRWIVDGADVELFLDPRHIVRSADESGREAIIGCGAALDHFRIAMAAVGWATTVEQFPNPNDLDHLASLGFTPVDYVTQARRDRAEAILRRRTNRLPFGAPKRWRSFEPVLRSSFDSDLVSLDVLSDNVRPRLAEAARLTEALRRYDDLYHAELRWWTGPIEESEGIPQSALVSESDARRVDVNRRFPIDPTDERSSAGTYDQAKILLLSTASDTRVDALNCGEALSVILLECTMAGLATCPVTHVTELDASRDLIRDLATGPAAVPQVLIRVGTEPEGQLAFEPTPRRPLDEVLEIRR, from the coding sequence ATGACGGAAACGATGGCCGACACCAAGGTAGTCACGGCGGCGGTCGAGTTGGCGTGTCATGCTCCCTCGCTGCACAACACCCAACCGTGGCGTTGGATCGTCGATGGCGCGGACGTCGAACTCTTTCTTGATCCGCGACACATAGTGCGGTCGGCCGACGAGTCCGGTCGCGAAGCGATCATCGGCTGCGGCGCTGCGCTTGATCACTTTCGGATCGCGATGGCCGCCGTAGGGTGGGCCACGACCGTCGAACAGTTCCCGAACCCGAATGATCTAGACCACTTGGCCAGTCTCGGCTTTACCCCGGTCGATTATGTGACACAGGCTCGCCGTGACCGCGCTGAAGCGATACTGCGTCGCCGGACCAACCGACTACCTTTCGGTGCGCCAAAACGTTGGCGCTCATTCGAGCCCGTACTGCGCAGCTCGTTCGACAGTGACTTGGTCAGCCTGGACGTATTGTCCGACAACGTGCGACCGCGGTTGGCAGAAGCGGCTCGGCTCACTGAAGCCTTACGTCGCTATGACGACCTCTACCACGCTGAATTGCGTTGGTGGACAGGGCCGATAGAGGAATCGGAAGGGATACCGCAAAGCGCGCTGGTGTCGGAGTCAGACGCCCGTCGGGTCGATGTGAACCGGCGGTTCCCGATCGACCCGACGGACGAGCGCAGCTCCGCGGGCACCTACGATCAAGCGAAAATTCTCCTGCTGTCCACCGCATCAGACACGCGCGTTGACGCCCTTAACTGCGGCGAGGCGCTTTCGGTGATCCTGTTGGAGTGCACCATGGCCGGGTTGGCGACTTGCCCCGTAACGCATGTCACGGAGCTGGACGCCAGTCGCGACTTGATTCGCGATCTGGCGACCGGTCCGGCCGCGGTACCCCAGGTACTGATTCGGGTCGGCACCGAACCAGAAGGGCAGTTGGCTTTCGAACCGACACCGCGCCGCCCCCTCGACGAGGTGTTGGAGATCCGCCGCTAG
- a CDS encoding nitroreductase family deazaflavin-dependent oxidoreductase, giving the protein MAILDNVRAFNKRLLNPLMLHLAGRKYWYASVIEHTGRRSGERYATPVATERVPDGFIIPLPYGVDADWLRNVLAAGHADIRAHGQSYRVTQPEVVSAETAAPQLRARRRRTYDLFRVKNYLKVKSEPS; this is encoded by the coding sequence GTGGCAATTCTGGATAACGTCCGAGCGTTCAACAAGCGTCTACTCAATCCGCTGATGCTGCATCTGGCGGGACGAAAGTATTGGTATGCCTCGGTGATCGAGCACACCGGCCGCCGCTCCGGCGAGCGCTATGCGACACCGGTGGCCACCGAACGGGTGCCCGACGGGTTCATCATTCCGCTGCCCTACGGCGTCGACGCCGATTGGCTGCGGAATGTCCTCGCCGCCGGACACGCCGACATCCGCGCTCATGGCCAAAGCTATCGAGTGACGCAACCCGAAGTCGTCTCCGCCGAAACCGCTGCCCCGCAGCTTCGGGCCCGGCGGCGCCGCACCTACGACCTGTTCAGGGTCAAGAATTACCTCAAAGTGAAGTCCGAACCGAGCTAG
- a CDS encoding universal stress protein has product MAAEKVAHAACNAIDRLGKPVKVEAEIVHGAPVAGLIAASRSTTLLCVGDTGAAMHSDAWLGSTAKELARSGHCSVAIVRGGRDADVMSQRRIVALVDESPDGMDVLELAIHEARHRGAALRVLRDSVSGDAAMKRCMDNYPEVEIDTVLLDGSLVEYLATHAAAIELLVVGAAQTAAVEQLLGAAGAAALRDSEFSLLVVGFKRPGR; this is encoded by the coding sequence ATGGCGGCGGAGAAAGTCGCACACGCCGCATGCAACGCCATTGACCGGCTGGGCAAGCCGGTGAAGGTGGAAGCCGAAATCGTCCACGGTGCGCCGGTGGCAGGCCTCATCGCGGCCTCGCGTTCGACGACCTTGCTGTGTGTCGGGGATACCGGAGCCGCGATGCATTCGGACGCCTGGTTGGGTTCGACTGCGAAAGAACTGGCACGATCCGGCCATTGCTCGGTTGCCATCGTGCGAGGCGGCCGCGATGCGGACGTGATGAGCCAGCGCCGGATTGTCGCGCTCGTCGACGAATCCCCGGACGGCATGGACGTTCTGGAGCTGGCGATCCACGAGGCTCGCCATCGTGGTGCTGCACTGCGGGTGCTCAGGGATTCAGTCAGCGGCGACGCTGCGATGAAGCGTTGCATGGACAACTACCCCGAGGTCGAAATCGACACGGTGCTGCTCGACGGCTCCCTTGTCGAGTACCTCGCTACGCACGCTGCCGCCATCGAGTTGCTGGTCGTCGGTGCCGCGCAGACCGCGGCGGTCGAGCAGCTCCTCGGCGCTGCGGGCGCTGCGGCTCTGCGCGACAGCGAGTTCTCTTTACTTGTCGTCGGTTTCAAGCGGCCTGGCCGCTGA
- a CDS encoding HSP20 family small heat-shock protein: MMSTLAVRRHHHPASIFPELSELFGGFPSFAGLRPALDTRMMRLEGEMKDGRYVVRAEMPGVDPAKDVEITVRDAQLSIKAERTEKKDFDGRSEFSYGSFVRTVSLPTGADEDNIAATYDKGILTVSVAISEPKATERRVQVQTAN, encoded by the coding sequence ATCATGAGCACTCTTGCTGTGAGGCGTCATCACCACCCAGCATCCATCTTCCCGGAGCTGTCGGAACTGTTCGGTGGCTTCCCCTCCTTTGCCGGACTGCGGCCCGCCCTCGACACCCGAATGATGCGGCTGGAGGGCGAGATGAAGGACGGTCGCTACGTCGTGCGCGCCGAAATGCCGGGCGTCGACCCCGCGAAGGACGTCGAGATTACGGTGCGTGACGCACAACTTAGCATCAAAGCCGAGCGAACCGAGAAGAAGGACTTCGACGGGCGCTCGGAATTCTCATACGGCTCGTTCGTTCGGACCGTGTCGCTACCGACGGGCGCCGACGAAGACAACATCGCGGCGACCTACGACAAGGGCATTTTAACTGTGTCGGTGGCGATTTCGGAGCCGAAGGCGACGGAACGTCGCGTTCAGGTTCAAACCGCGAACTGA